In Gigantopelta aegis isolate Gae_Host chromosome 6, Gae_host_genome, whole genome shotgun sequence, the following are encoded in one genomic region:
- the LOC121376152 gene encoding dynein intermediate chain 3, axonemal-like isoform X1: protein MSDSDVGSKDVSEKEQDQAKENEKDQDTSQAPASPKSKSPAHTKSPARTKSPGSGRAKSPGSGRAKSPTASAPGSAKGSSRPGSKPVTPKATRNSLKTPPQKKTPAKGKPKGKDKDVSQVPSAMDDTEDEGLPEGVVPLFLTSKTQEIFSARCDEDVTKENPFKIIMKEDIIEDMRLRAAVSDFAPIKQDILNYPGDEILIVYDYDFKFEQNFYVAITEEAKEKLLNPPKEDEDEEEQEEEEVIYKYVPPVSKPWISQGSEKEIEEATVKETRRRKKVSIKRQRREFGAPYSFKDRNVADAKDGYVECTQYEDKNFNIKKMELDRGTQAIPVFLDAGTQTDWKYPRNACTQSYPRLFTDEEKETIEKSDTLINFVEEGIPRFQLALQQNEIMDVFYDDWGNLGDIDDFGSKADNHLKEYQSFTDLHFSKDKKITCIQWHPTIKGIVAVSVGERMNFDDRIDNAGKVIMTPSLILIWSFTDPIHPQLLLEAPDDIDSFQFNPSDPNIIVGGCYNGQLVLWDISEYADRLKAPRGGHRNKKKDVLPGFEDPNALKTPVIHYCAVSSIEFSHRAPITDIQWVPDHLEISKMGIPQENRSQYCVQIISAAKDHSVLFWDTRSQKPHMAKEEHAGVKHPSGIPNTFKHLDLTWKPQLKVYLHKSEPGGDHSPIVFSIGERQGDRKAAKATDDTADIEPTHTAGFSFSAMKIGSAKEKKTLHDVQTNFYVGTEDGEVVYLDWMPQKDPDTGKIQTPKPQYYHATHDGPVSVLQRSPFFKDVLLVIGGWTFSLWKEGVTSGPILTCAANPVKLTSGHWSPTRPGVFYVAKADGSIDIWDLLDKTHEPALTQSVSTASITTVYPFQVTHKQHLLAVGDTFGTLHILEIPWSLKHPTPNEYNSFANYIEREVKRRAFVVMRWDFREQEKRELESESKKKAGIAPNVVLSESEIENKLKLDYQDFLKEELAFLRELGLKTDDDVIADT, encoded by the exons ATGTCTGACTCTGATGTAGGAAGCAAGGATGTTTCTGAGAAGGAACAAGACCAAGCCAAAGAAAATGAAAAGGATCAG GACACAAGTCAGGCACCCGCTTCACCAAAGAGCAAGAGTCCAGCGCACACCAAGAGTCCAGCGCGCACCAAGAGTCCGGGATCAGGGCGTGCCAAGAGCCCTGGATCAGGGCGTGCTAAGAGCCCCACTGCATCAGCACCTGGCAGCGCCAAGGGCTCTAGCAGACCAGGATCGAAACCAGTGACTCCTAAAGCTACTAGGAATTCACTTAAGACTCCTCCACAAAAGAAAACACCAGCCAAAG GGAAACCGAAGGGCAAAGACAAGGATGTATCACAAGTACCTAGTGCTATGGACGACACAGAGGACGAAG GTCTTCCTGAAGGGGTTGTCCCTCTGTTTCTGACCTCCAAGACCCAGGAGATATTCAGTGCACGGTGTGATGAGGACGTCACCAAGGAGAACCCGTTCAAAATCATCATGAAGGAGGACATCATAGAAGACATGAGACTGAGGGCAGCAGTGTCAGATTTTGCGCCAATCAAACAAGACATTTTG AACTACCCTGGTGATGAGATTTTGATAGTTTATGATTATGACTTCAAATTTGAACAGAACTTTTATGTGGCCATTACTGAAGAAGCTAAAGAGAAACTCCTCAAT CCCCCAAAGGAAGACGAGGATGAGGAAGAGCAGGAGGAAGAAGAGGTGATCTACAAATACGTACCCCCTGTGTCCAAACCGTGGATCTCGCAGGGCAGTGAGAAGGAAATTGAGGAAGCAACTGTTAAGGAGACCAGACGGAGA AAAAAAGTTTCTATTAAACGACAAAGACGAGAGTTTGGAGCACCATATTCCTTCAAAGACCGAAATGTTGCTGATGCCAAGGATGGCTATGTGGAATGTACACAGTATGAAGACAAGAACTTCAATATTAAAAAGATGGAGTTGGATCGAGGAACACAG GCTATTCCCGTGTTTCTGGATGCAGGAACACAGACTGATTGGAAATATCCACGAAATGCATGCACCCAGTCATACCCAAGACTGTTCACTGATGAGGAAAAGGAAACAATAGAAAAATCGGATACACTTATAAACTTTGTTGAGGAAGGAATACCAAG gtTTCAGTTGGCTTTACAGCAGAATGAAATCATGGATGTTTTCTATGATGACTGGGGTAACCTAGGAGATATAGATGACTTTGGAAGCAAGGCTGACAATCATCTGAAG gaATACCAGTCATTCACAGATCTTCATTTCAGCAAAGATAAGAAAATCACTTGTATTCAGTGGCATCCCACAATAAAAG GAATTGTGGCGGTGTCTGTGGGAGAAAGAATGAACTTCGATGACCGTATTGACAATGCTGGTAAAGTGATCATGACTCCATCTCTGATTCTCATCTGGAGCTTCACAGATCCAATCCATCCGCAA cTTTTGCTTGAGGCTCCAGATGACATTGACAGTTTCCAGTTTAACCCCAGCGATCCAAACATCATAGTTGGAGGTTGTTACAATGGCCAGCTAGTCTTGTGGGACATATCAGAATACGCAGACAGACTTAAGGCACCTAGGGGAGGCCACCGGAACAAGAAAAAAGATGTGCTT ccTGGTTTTGAGGACCCCAATGCTTTGAAGACCCCTGTAATTCACTACTGTGCTGTCTCCAGTATTGAATTCAGCCACAGGGCTCCAATAACTGACATACAGTGGGTTCCAGATCACCTGGAG ATCAGCAAGATGGGCATACCTCAAGAAAACCGGTCTCAGTATTGTGTGCAGATCATCAGTGCAGCTAAAGACCA CTCTGTGTTGTTCTGGGACACGAGAAGTCAGAAACCTCACATGGCAAAAGAGGAGCATGCAGGGGTCAAACATCCATCCGGAATTCCAAACACATTCAAACACTTGGATCTCACCTGGAAGCCACAACTCAAA GTGTACTTGCACAAGTCTGAACCGGGTGGTGACCACAGTCCAATCGTGTTCTCCATTGGAGAGAGGCAGGGCGATCGCAAAGCTG CGAAAGCCACAGATGATACTGCTGATATCGAGCCAACCCATACGGCAGGATTTAGTTTCAGTGCAATGAAAATTGGATCGgctaaagagaaaaaaacactaCACGATGTTCAGACTAATTTTTATGTTGGAACAGAG GATGGGGAAGTTGTATATTTGGACTGGATGCCACAGAAAGATCCAGACACAGGCAAAATACAAA CACCCAAGCCTCAGTATTACCATGCGACCCATGATGGTCCAGTGTCCGTTCTGCAGCGGTCACCTTTCTTCAAGGATGTACTGCTGGTTATTGGAGGCTGGACGTTCTCTCTGTGGAAAGAGGGTGTTACA TCAGGACCAATTTTAACGTGTGCTGCCAATCCCGTGAAACTGACATCGGGTCACTGGTCTCCGACCCGACCTGGTGTTTTCTATGTGGCCAAGGCAGATGGCAGCATCGATATCTGGGATCTACTAGACAAGACCCATGAGCCTGCATTAACACAGAGCGTCTCCACAGCCTCCATCACAACCGTCTATCCTTTCCAGGTCACCC ATAAACAGCATCTTCTGGCAGTGGGCGACACGTTTGGAACTTTACACATTCTTGAAATTCCATGGAGCTTGAAACACCCAACTCCCAATGAG TACAATTCCTTTGCCAACTACATTGAGAGGGAGGTTAAAAGAAGAGCCTTTGTTGTGATGAGATGGGACTTCCGGGAACAAGAGAAGAGAGAGTTGGAATCTGAGTCCAAAAAAAAAGCAGGA
- the LOC121376152 gene encoding dynein intermediate chain 3, axonemal-like isoform X2, whose protein sequence is MKQFKLNNKDTSQAPASPKSKSPAHTKSPARTKSPGSGRAKSPGSGRAKSPTASAPGSAKGSSRPGSKPVTPKATRNSLKTPPQKKTPAKGKPKGKDKDVSQVPSAMDDTEDEGLPEGVVPLFLTSKTQEIFSARCDEDVTKENPFKIIMKEDIIEDMRLRAAVSDFAPIKQDILNYPGDEILIVYDYDFKFEQNFYVAITEEAKEKLLNPPKEDEDEEEQEEEEVIYKYVPPVSKPWISQGSEKEIEEATVKETRRRKKVSIKRQRREFGAPYSFKDRNVADAKDGYVECTQYEDKNFNIKKMELDRGTQAIPVFLDAGTQTDWKYPRNACTQSYPRLFTDEEKETIEKSDTLINFVEEGIPRFQLALQQNEIMDVFYDDWGNLGDIDDFGSKADNHLKEYQSFTDLHFSKDKKITCIQWHPTIKGIVAVSVGERMNFDDRIDNAGKVIMTPSLILIWSFTDPIHPQLLLEAPDDIDSFQFNPSDPNIIVGGCYNGQLVLWDISEYADRLKAPRGGHRNKKKDVLPGFEDPNALKTPVIHYCAVSSIEFSHRAPITDIQWVPDHLEISKMGIPQENRSQYCVQIISAAKDHSVLFWDTRSQKPHMAKEEHAGVKHPSGIPNTFKHLDLTWKPQLKVYLHKSEPGGDHSPIVFSIGERQGDRKAAKATDDTADIEPTHTAGFSFSAMKIGSAKEKKTLHDVQTNFYVGTEDGEVVYLDWMPQKDPDTGKIQTPKPQYYHATHDGPVSVLQRSPFFKDVLLVIGGWTFSLWKEGVTSGPILTCAANPVKLTSGHWSPTRPGVFYVAKADGSIDIWDLLDKTHEPALTQSVSTASITTVYPFQVTHKQHLLAVGDTFGTLHILEIPWSLKHPTPNEYNSFANYIEREVKRRAFVVMRWDFREQEKRELESESKKKAGIAPNVVLSESEIENKLKLDYQDFLKEELAFLRELGLKTDDDVIADT, encoded by the exons ATGAAACAATTCAAACTGAATAACAAG GACACAAGTCAGGCACCCGCTTCACCAAAGAGCAAGAGTCCAGCGCACACCAAGAGTCCAGCGCGCACCAAGAGTCCGGGATCAGGGCGTGCCAAGAGCCCTGGATCAGGGCGTGCTAAGAGCCCCACTGCATCAGCACCTGGCAGCGCCAAGGGCTCTAGCAGACCAGGATCGAAACCAGTGACTCCTAAAGCTACTAGGAATTCACTTAAGACTCCTCCACAAAAGAAAACACCAGCCAAAG GGAAACCGAAGGGCAAAGACAAGGATGTATCACAAGTACCTAGTGCTATGGACGACACAGAGGACGAAG GTCTTCCTGAAGGGGTTGTCCCTCTGTTTCTGACCTCCAAGACCCAGGAGATATTCAGTGCACGGTGTGATGAGGACGTCACCAAGGAGAACCCGTTCAAAATCATCATGAAGGAGGACATCATAGAAGACATGAGACTGAGGGCAGCAGTGTCAGATTTTGCGCCAATCAAACAAGACATTTTG AACTACCCTGGTGATGAGATTTTGATAGTTTATGATTATGACTTCAAATTTGAACAGAACTTTTATGTGGCCATTACTGAAGAAGCTAAAGAGAAACTCCTCAAT CCCCCAAAGGAAGACGAGGATGAGGAAGAGCAGGAGGAAGAAGAGGTGATCTACAAATACGTACCCCCTGTGTCCAAACCGTGGATCTCGCAGGGCAGTGAGAAGGAAATTGAGGAAGCAACTGTTAAGGAGACCAGACGGAGA AAAAAAGTTTCTATTAAACGACAAAGACGAGAGTTTGGAGCACCATATTCCTTCAAAGACCGAAATGTTGCTGATGCCAAGGATGGCTATGTGGAATGTACACAGTATGAAGACAAGAACTTCAATATTAAAAAGATGGAGTTGGATCGAGGAACACAG GCTATTCCCGTGTTTCTGGATGCAGGAACACAGACTGATTGGAAATATCCACGAAATGCATGCACCCAGTCATACCCAAGACTGTTCACTGATGAGGAAAAGGAAACAATAGAAAAATCGGATACACTTATAAACTTTGTTGAGGAAGGAATACCAAG gtTTCAGTTGGCTTTACAGCAGAATGAAATCATGGATGTTTTCTATGATGACTGGGGTAACCTAGGAGATATAGATGACTTTGGAAGCAAGGCTGACAATCATCTGAAG gaATACCAGTCATTCACAGATCTTCATTTCAGCAAAGATAAGAAAATCACTTGTATTCAGTGGCATCCCACAATAAAAG GAATTGTGGCGGTGTCTGTGGGAGAAAGAATGAACTTCGATGACCGTATTGACAATGCTGGTAAAGTGATCATGACTCCATCTCTGATTCTCATCTGGAGCTTCACAGATCCAATCCATCCGCAA cTTTTGCTTGAGGCTCCAGATGACATTGACAGTTTCCAGTTTAACCCCAGCGATCCAAACATCATAGTTGGAGGTTGTTACAATGGCCAGCTAGTCTTGTGGGACATATCAGAATACGCAGACAGACTTAAGGCACCTAGGGGAGGCCACCGGAACAAGAAAAAAGATGTGCTT ccTGGTTTTGAGGACCCCAATGCTTTGAAGACCCCTGTAATTCACTACTGTGCTGTCTCCAGTATTGAATTCAGCCACAGGGCTCCAATAACTGACATACAGTGGGTTCCAGATCACCTGGAG ATCAGCAAGATGGGCATACCTCAAGAAAACCGGTCTCAGTATTGTGTGCAGATCATCAGTGCAGCTAAAGACCA CTCTGTGTTGTTCTGGGACACGAGAAGTCAGAAACCTCACATGGCAAAAGAGGAGCATGCAGGGGTCAAACATCCATCCGGAATTCCAAACACATTCAAACACTTGGATCTCACCTGGAAGCCACAACTCAAA GTGTACTTGCACAAGTCTGAACCGGGTGGTGACCACAGTCCAATCGTGTTCTCCATTGGAGAGAGGCAGGGCGATCGCAAAGCTG CGAAAGCCACAGATGATACTGCTGATATCGAGCCAACCCATACGGCAGGATTTAGTTTCAGTGCAATGAAAATTGGATCGgctaaagagaaaaaaacactaCACGATGTTCAGACTAATTTTTATGTTGGAACAGAG GATGGGGAAGTTGTATATTTGGACTGGATGCCACAGAAAGATCCAGACACAGGCAAAATACAAA CACCCAAGCCTCAGTATTACCATGCGACCCATGATGGTCCAGTGTCCGTTCTGCAGCGGTCACCTTTCTTCAAGGATGTACTGCTGGTTATTGGAGGCTGGACGTTCTCTCTGTGGAAAGAGGGTGTTACA TCAGGACCAATTTTAACGTGTGCTGCCAATCCCGTGAAACTGACATCGGGTCACTGGTCTCCGACCCGACCTGGTGTTTTCTATGTGGCCAAGGCAGATGGCAGCATCGATATCTGGGATCTACTAGACAAGACCCATGAGCCTGCATTAACACAGAGCGTCTCCACAGCCTCCATCACAACCGTCTATCCTTTCCAGGTCACCC ATAAACAGCATCTTCTGGCAGTGGGCGACACGTTTGGAACTTTACACATTCTTGAAATTCCATGGAGCTTGAAACACCCAACTCCCAATGAG TACAATTCCTTTGCCAACTACATTGAGAGGGAGGTTAAAAGAAGAGCCTTTGTTGTGATGAGATGGGACTTCCGGGAACAAGAGAAGAGAGAGTTGGAATCTGAGTCCAAAAAAAAAGCAGGA